AACCAGAAACATGCTGCTTTGTTAAAATTCGAGAAGAAACAATTTCAGGAAGAGTGCGTTTATCATTTACATAACCATAAACAAGTTTTCCTTTAGCGTAAGCATATCCAATTTCAAAAGCCGTTCCATCATCAATACACGCACCTCGAAAAGGATTACAATTCGCTATGACAATATCACTCTGCTCAATCAGCTTCACGTTCTCTTGGAATATTTTTTTTGCCTTTGAAAGCCCCTCTTCATCCATTACTTCTCCATCAAAAGGAGTAAAAGTCCGGTACCCGTAGGATTCACAAAGATTTTTAGCTTTTGAAAGAGTTTCCAAAGCATTTGGCAAAAAAACTTCGGGGCCCGCAAGATAGATGGTTTTCATACTTCAATTCTATCTGGAGCCACGAGAAAATATAAAGAAAATTTTCAGTTCACTCTTGGTTCTGCTGGAGTTACTTTTACCTCACTAAAAGCAAACTTCCCATCCAATCCAAAATAAAAGAACCTAGGTCTCTGAGGGTTGTATTGTAAGTCCCAGGCATCCAAAGCATTGTCTACACCCACAAACCATTGAAAATGCCCAAAAAATCTTTGTGATAAACGTAAATTTAGATTCGTATGCGGATTTACCATTCTATATCCATAAGTAGCACTTGTGGTACAGTAAGAGAGATTGTTTTCTGCACAATAATCAGAAACCCCTGTTGGGAGTTGGCCAAGCGCATTTGCTATGTTAGTTTGTGCCTGACTATTCAATGCGGCTTCCAAACCATCAAAGTTTGATGGAAGATCCGCGTTACACCAAAATGGATTTTTAACACAATAGTATGGTTGTTTCCCAAAAACAACAGCAAAGATGGATAGAGATAAACCACTAGACTTTTCATCAAGGCGTATACTAAAATTCCAACGATGTGGACCCCGACCCTCTAAAGGCAATTTAGTCAGTTCGTCTCTTGTATCAGTATAGGTATAACCGGCGCTTGTCGATATAATTTCAGTCAAACGAAAATTGATAGAAGACTCGATCCCTTGGGTAGTAGCCTTTTGATAATTTGATGTTTGGTATACCATCAAACCAGAAGAATCTCTAGCAGGATTGGTTCGAAATCCAATTAGGTTGTCTACATTGTTATGAAAAAGATTGGAGCTATACCAAATTCTTTTTGTGATATCCCACTCCCAACCAAAATTATAACTTCTTGAAAGTTCTGGTTTGAGATCGGAACTTCCAACCACACGGTAACCTACACCTGGATTTAAGAAATTAAAGTATAAATCTTGAAAACTTGGAGCTCTGTATCCGAGTCCAGTTGCTGTTCGAAAACGAAACTGGTCTGTCACATCATACCGAATTGCGAGTTTAGGAAGCCATTCCCCACCATAAATAGAATCATGATCATAACGAACACCAGGAACAATTTGGATCCGTGGTTTATCTGAGACTCTCCACTCATCTTGCACATAAAAAGCATTTCTAAAACGATATGCATTTCCGTTGATGGTCTGCCCTCTTGTTAGTTCTGGGTTAAAGTCATCCAAACAAACATTCGGATAGGTTCGACGGCAATCAGGAGCAATTCTTGCCGAAGATATTTGATCCTGCAAGTTCTCTGCTCCAACAGATGTTACATGGTTTTCTGAAAATTTATAATCTACTCTAGATCGGAACTCTGCAACCGCATTATCGGTTCTTTGTTGGGAATCTAAATCATCCGCTTTTCTTTGGTCTGTTGTATATAAATCCTGAAACCTAGAGTAGTTGGCATTTAAGTTTACGTTTATTTTTTGATTGGCGACCCAATCCACATTAAATGCACCCATAAAGTCATGGGTTTTATTCCTTCGATCATAAACAGTTCTGGGGAGAGTCGCATCTACTGCCGTTTGATCTAAATGTCGATAGTAAAACTGTCCCGTTAATGTTAAGTTGTCTGTAGCATGATAGACAGTCTTATTGGAAAGATTCATATCATTAAAAGCACTGCCAGAAGTAGACTCAAGCGGTGGCGAATAACCAGGAAGCCTAGTTGCATATAAATATGCATTGGCTATCGAGGTGTTGTAAGGATACGGATTATAACCTGGTGCAAGAGACGCATAACGACCATTTCTGGGACCGGGAGTTGCATCCGGTGTTAGGTCATACCCCTCTCCTTTATGCCAACCTACTGTAAAAAGAGTTGATAGTTTATCACTCTTTGCTCCGACAGTTGCATAATTTCTAAACTCCATATAAGGACCGTAATACTTCTCGCTTCCCGAACCTCCAAGAGTACGAAATTCGGCATACAAAGGATCTTGTGCTTCTTTGGTGATGATATTAATTACACCAGCAATTGCATCTGATCCGTAGATGGCAGAAGACGCACCCTTAACAATTTCAATCCTCTCAATATCTTCTGCTTTGAAACGAGTTAAGTCAATGGATCCACTAAAACGACCAGTAGTCCTTTGCCCATCCACTAGGATCAGAACATTCTGTGCAGATAATCCTTGCAACCGAACCGTTTGCCCTCTTTCACCCGCTTGGGCTGGCCTCACTTCAATCCCAGGAACGTTCCCTAATGTTTGAGAAAGATCCCGAGCACCCATGGCATCAATGTCTTTTCTCGTCAAAACCTCGGTAGTGATTGTCGAATCTTTTAAAAGATTCCTTCTTCTCGTCCCAGTAACAGTAATTACATTATTGCGATCACTGTTAACTTCGTTTGGCTGATTTCCAGAGTCACCATGTTTTGGCTGTTTTGAAGTTTGGTCTGGGAGCTGAGTTTCAGTCACCCCTTCTTCTTTTTTTGGAGGTGTTGCTTGAGAAAACAGAACTGATTGAAATAAAAACGGTATCAAAAGAAATCCCAGTAAACACACTGGGATCAATTTTTTCTTCAAAAAATCAAAACAAAACAAATTCATTCATCGATCCATAAACAAATAATTTAAAGTTTTCGCCAACGGAATCTAGGGTTTCCCGAAGTTCCGGCTGAACTATAATAATCTAACATCTGCAATACGTATTTTGCGCCATCCTCACCAGTGATGATGTAAACATTTGGTTTGGCAGTTAGAATTGTATTAGAATATGAATACCAAGTACCATACCCCGCAGGCATAGGAGTTAGATCCAATGGCGCCGCAATCACCGGATTAATACTTTCAGTAGAGCCTGAGATTGGCCCGCCACCGCTTGATGAAAGCTGCACATCAACTACCTTCGTACATTCAGAACCAGAATATTCTGCGAAATAATTCGTTGAACCGGTATCACATGCTCCACCTGAACCCGAACCACTTGTACCACTATTTGTAGCGATGTTATATCTTTTGAATCTCAAATCCCAACGATCTGCTCCACCGACAATCGCTGCATTTGCTTTTAAGTTTACATGCACCCATGTTGTTGTCGACGTTGCATTGATTGTAGTGCCTTCCGTAGCTGCAACTGCATCAGTGAGAAGAAGTAGAGCCGCCGAAGAACCATCGTCCGAACTACTTTTTGGAGTACAATTAACGAAGGATACACTAAATAAAACAAAAAGAACTATATTTAAAAATTTCATATAATTTACCTATTTATGGAACTGCTAACTGAGTAGAGGTGACAACTTTCGTAAAAGAAATTCCACTACTTGCACTAAGACCAATAAAAGAAAATCCAGTAGCAAGAGCTGGATCTCCTGCTGTCCAAGTCGTCTCGTTTAACAATGCATTGCCGGTTGTTAGATTTGTTCTGGTTTTACAATTTGCAGTATTTTTGCCGGTGACCCAAACTGTAAAACGCGGAGGACTTGCGACAGTCAGATCAAAACAAAGATCTACTTCTTGATCAATAAAGTTAATCAAAGATGTTCCTGCAACAGCAGGAGCAGTGGGAGCAGTACTATTCCCGTTAGAAGTTAAATTTTTAATACTTGTTTCAGCCGCGCCGTAATTCGCATACGCATAACCTGGAACAAATCCTCCAACCCCACTCCCTGAATAAAAGTTCATACCAAATTGACCAGGAGATAGTGTGCTATTTCTACTGACTTCAGTAGCATAATTCTCCGGTAGACCTACATAGATAGAAACTGCAGTGTGCCCACCAATGATTTTCAAACCCTCGATTCTGTAATGACGCACCGCACCTGAAGCAGGTCTACAAAGTGCAAATGTTCCCTTTTTGATCACAGGCATTGTCGTCTCTACTGTTCCATCTGCATTCGTTTGGCATACAGTAGATGGAGCTGTTGTTTGATTAGAAACAGCGGCAAGAAGTAGTAGATTTGTTTGTTCCGTGTTTTCTTTTTCTTCGCAAAATGTAAAAAGGAGAGTTGGAATGAGAAGAAGGGCAACCTTGCGAAAAATATTCTGAAAGAAGAGATTGTTGGTTTGATGATTCATTAGTGATACCTCCTGGCATTGGTGTAAAATGAATAAAGGCAGTGTATTACAATCGGGAACGAATGTTCAGACTGCAATCCACCGCCAACTCGAAAGGAGTGATTTTCCTTATTTGATAGCTGTTTCTGTAGAAACTGTAATTTTACTGAAACTCACAGAACCGGAATTAGTTCCAGCAGGAGCTGCAGCCAAATAAAATGCCCGAGTGTCTAATGGAGCAGTGTTATTAGCAAAATCACTAGGAAGTTTGTGAACCACTGCATTTTCTGCGGTTAAACTAGATTTAACACTGCAATTTGCACCATTCTTTCCATCTAACCAAAGTGTGATGCGTGAAGGGCCAGATGTTGTTTGTGTTACGTCCAAACAGAAAGTTTTTTTCTCGCCGCCGTTTTTATTTAATTTGCAGTTTGTCGCTGCAGCAACAAATGCATCGCACTGAGTGTCTGTCACTGCTGCAATAGGCAATTCAGATGCAGTTAAACCAGTGTTAACTCTTACAGCAGAGGAAGCTGCATAATTTGGTTCATAACGAATTGCTGAAGCAGGAGATCCCGAAGTAGAACGTCCATCATACATCCAGAATTGGAATGCATTGAAATTGTTTACCAAAACATTTCCAGCAGTCGGGCCATTCAAAGCATTGTCCTTCGATTTGTAACCACCAGAGAAAATAACACTATGACTGAATGCATTAGAAAGATCATGGATCACAAAGTGAACCCCTGCTCCACCAGCCGGGTTACAAATTTCTACAGGAGTTGACAAAGTCAAAGTACTACCCGCAGTCTCACAAGACTTCGCTGCCTCAGCAACTGTAAATAGACCCAGTAACATTGTGCTATTGTCGTTTTTATTATCTTCCTGTTCGCAGGAAATGAATGTTAAGCTAAGGCATGCTGCCAAAGTTAGAGCTGTGAATTGATTGAGCTTGTTCATAGGCTCTCCTAAATAATTGATTCTGATTCTCAACTTCCGAGAACGCCGTTTCCTGTCAACAAGATTATTGAGATTTAGTCTCAATACAGGAAGTCGACTTCTTATAAATCCCGTTCCCAATCCGATCCGCCAGACCCAATCTCTTCTGGATCCGGAAGGAAACGCCATGTGCGCGCTCCCTTCCCATCGCCTTGTCCGAATCATTTTTTATTAATTATAAATAGTAAGTAACTGGAGTTATCCGGTTGGTTAGGAAGAAGAAAGACATGAAATCAAAATCTGCTTTCTAATACCATCAGGTACATTGAGACTCATTCTCTTTTCTATTGACGCCGACACCCTCCTCTTTGAACCTTGGATCATGACCCGATTCAAACCAACCAAAGCATTTGGAACCCTTCTGGTTTCCCTTATCCTTCTATCATCAACACTCACTGCGGAAACACCTACTCGCATTGTATCATTAAACGGAACCGTGACTGAGATTCTATTTGCATTAGGTGCTGGTAACCAAGTACTTGCGGACGACACAAGCTCTTACTTTCCCGAAAAAGCAAAAACCTTACCGAAAGTTGGATACCAAAGAACACTCACACCAGAAGCCATCCTCATCCACAAACCAGATTTAGTTTTAGGACTAGAATACGCAGGACCAGCGCAGACCATCCAACAGTTAAAAGACACAGGAATCAATGTACAAATTCTTCCTGAAAAACTAACAACCGAAGGTGCAGAAGAAAGAATCAAAACCATTGGTTCACTCGTTGGAAAAACCAAAGAAGCCAATGCTCTTGCAAAACAATTCAATTCAGAAATGAAACAATTAAAAATTGTTAAGACCAAAGTCCGCGTGTTATTTCTCTATTCCAGAAGTGTAAGCTCTATTTTCGTTGCAGGAAAAAATACAGCGGCAGATGTCATGATCCAATTATCGGGTGCGGTCAATGTTGCGGAAAAAATTTCTGACTTCAAACCTTTGACACCGGAAGCACTCATTGACCTCAATCCAGATATCATCTTGATGCCAGAAATTTCCGTAGAAGGTTTAGGCGGAGAAAATGGAGTTTGGGCTATCAACGGGATGTCACATACAAATGCAGGAAAAAATAAACGTTTAACTACTATGGATGATCTAATGTTACTCGGATTTGGCCCTAGATTACCACAAGCTCTCAAAACCCTCAATACAAAGTGGAAAGGATTCGAATGAGAAAGGAGATTGTCTTCTTTATCGTATTGGGAATCTTTTTTGTTTTATCCATCATCTTAAATTCACAAATGGGTGTTATGCGAATTAGTTTTCACGACATATTCGAAAACCCTGCTGAGACTTTAGAAAAAACTGTTTTCTACGAGTTAAGATTACCTAGGATTCTTTTATCACTCTTAGTTGGTGGCTCCCTCGCTTGGTCGGGGGCGTTATCGCAAGGACTGTTTCGAAATCCCATCGTTGAACCTGGACTCATCGGAATCACAGCGGGTGCTGCTTTGTTTGCAGCAATCGCAATTGTTCTTGGTTCACATTTACCTTTTTTACATAATCTCTTCTACATAGTTCTTTTTTCTTTCGTGGGTGGCCTTCTTGTTTGTGTGATTGCTTTTATCACCGCAAGAACTAACGGCAAAACGATGATCAATCACTTGTTATTAACGGGTGTTGCCATCAATATTCTTTGTTTGTCAGGAATCGGTATCCTAAGCTATATAGCCACTGAGTCACAATTGAGAAGTTTATCCTCCTGGAATTTAGGAAGTTTATCAGGAGCCAATTGGCCCAATGTCCAAAAATTCCTGATCATCTTCTTATTACCTCTGCTCGTGAGCCCATTCATTGCAAAACCTTTAAATGTATTATTACTCGGAGAAAAAGAAGCCGCTCACGTAGGATTAAAAACAGAAAGAATCAAAATACTATTAATTCTTCTTATTTGTCTGAGTGTAGGTTCCTCAATCGCACTTGTTGGGAATATTGGCTTTGTCGGCTTATTTGTTCCGCATATCATTCGCTTGGTGATTGGCCAAGACAATAGAACCTTACTATTTGCAAGTTACATCCTTGGTGCAAGTGTATTATGTTTAGCAGACGGGATTTGCAGAACCGTCGTACAACCAACAGAAATTCCCGTAGGTGTGGTTATGTCTTTTCTGGGAGCACCTGTTTTTATCAGCTTATTACGAAAACGAGGAAACTATCAATGAGCATTCAAACCGAATTAATCCATTATCAAATTGGCAAAAAAACCATCCTAAGCGACATCAACATCACAATTGAACCAGGAGAATTTCATGTTCTTATGGGGAAAAATGGAGCTGGCAAATCAACCTTGTTTCACCTACTTTCTTCTGATACAAGACCTAGTTCTGGTTCCATTTATTTTGATGGGAAACCCATTCAATCCTTAAACGCCAAATCCATCGCAAAACAAAGAGCAGTTCTAACACAAAACCCGGAAATCAATTTTCCTCTCACTTGTCTCGATATAGTGCAGCTGGGAAGATTTCCTCACGAAACTTCCGATACAGAAAATTTAGACATCGCATTGCAAAGTTTGGAAATTGTAGATCTTTTAGATAAAAAAAACCAGAACTACAACACTCTTTCTGGAGGAGAAAAACAAAGAGCACATTTTGCACGAGTTTTATCTCAAATCTGGGAAGAACCACCAAGATATCTTCTATTAGACGAACCCATTTCAAGCCTAGACCTACCAAACCAAATCAAAGTATTGGAACTCTGCAGGCATCTATCTCAAAAAGGATATGGTGTTTTTATGATATTACATGATCTCAATTTGGCATCTCGATATGCAGATAAAATTACTTTTTTATCCGACGGAAAGGTTTTTGCTAGCGGACCACCAAACGAAGTCATTACGGAAGAAGGCATTCAATCAGTATTTAACATCGAAATCGATGTTATCATCAACGATAACGTAAACATGGTATTACCAAAATTAAACAAAATAGGAGTAAGTGTATGAACACTGATCTAAAAAACGCTTGGGAAAATTTAAAAAAAGAAATGCCCAAACTCAGAATCCGGGATGCTGCGAAACATTTAAACGTAAGCGAAGCAGAGCTACTGGCAACCAAACTTGGCCCATCAGTCAAACTATTAAAACCTGACTGGGCTGATTTTCTATTAAACACAACAGAACTCGGTTACGTGATGGCTCTCACCAGAAACGAATCCTGTGTTCACGAGAGAAAAGGTAT
The window above is part of the Leptospira brenneri genome. Proteins encoded here:
- a CDS encoding HmuY family protein, which encodes MKFLNIVLFVLFSVSFVNCTPKSSSDDGSSAALLLLTDAVAATEGTTINATSTTTWVHVNLKANAAIVGGADRWDLRFKRYNIATNSGTSGSGSGGACDTGSTNYFAEYSGSECTKVVDVQLSSSGGGPISGSTESINPVIAAPLDLTPMPAGYGTWYSYSNTILTAKPNVYIITGEDGAKYVLQMLDYYSSAGTSGNPRFRWRKL
- a CDS encoding TonB-dependent receptor plug domain-containing protein: MNLFCFDFLKKKLIPVCLLGFLLIPFLFQSVLFSQATPPKKEEGVTETQLPDQTSKQPKHGDSGNQPNEVNSDRNNVITVTGTRRRNLLKDSTITTEVLTRKDIDAMGARDLSQTLGNVPGIEVRPAQAGERGQTVRLQGLSAQNVLILVDGQRTTGRFSGSIDLTRFKAEDIERIEIVKGASSAIYGSDAIAGVINIITKEAQDPLYAEFRTLGGSGSEKYYGPYMEFRNYATVGAKSDKLSTLFTVGWHKGEGYDLTPDATPGPRNGRYASLAPGYNPYPYNTSIANAYLYATRLPGYSPPLESTSGSAFNDMNLSNKTVYHATDNLTLTGQFYYRHLDQTAVDATLPRTVYDRRNKTHDFMGAFNVDWVANQKINVNLNANYSRFQDLYTTDQRKADDLDSQQRTDNAVAEFRSRVDYKFSENHVTSVGAENLQDQISSARIAPDCRRTYPNVCLDDFNPELTRGQTINGNAYRFRNAFYVQDEWRVSDKPRIQIVPGVRYDHDSIYGGEWLPKLAIRYDVTDQFRFRTATGLGYRAPSFQDLYFNFLNPGVGYRVVGSSDLKPELSRSYNFGWEWDITKRIWYSSNLFHNNVDNLIGFRTNPARDSSGLMVYQTSNYQKATTQGIESSINFRLTEIISTSAGYTYTDTRDELTKLPLEGRGPHRWNFSIRLDEKSSGLSLSIFAVVFGKQPYYCVKNPFWCNADLPSNFDGLEAALNSQAQTNIANALGQLPTGVSDYCAENNLSYCTTSATYGYRMVNPHTNLNLRLSQRFFGHFQWFVGVDNALDAWDLQYNPQRPRFFYFGLDGKFAFSEVKVTPAEPRVN
- a CDS encoding nucleoside 2-deoxyribosyltransferase, which translates into the protein MKTIYLAGPEVFLPNALETLSKAKNLCESYGYRTFTPFDGEVMDEEGLSKAKKIFQENVKLIEQSDIVIANCNPFRGACIDDGTAFEIGYAYAKGKLVYGYVNDKRTLPEIVSSRILTKQHVSGYAIDEDGYLLNEDFGNSINLMLEFSILNSGGSLVLGDLESVLKQLR
- a CDS encoding heme/hemin ABC transporter substrate-binding protein; this translates as MRLILFSIDADTLLFEPWIMTRFKPTKAFGTLLVSLILLSSTLTAETPTRIVSLNGTVTEILFALGAGNQVLADDTSSYFPEKAKTLPKVGYQRTLTPEAILIHKPDLVLGLEYAGPAQTIQQLKDTGINVQILPEKLTTEGAEERIKTIGSLVGKTKEANALAKQFNSEMKQLKIVKTKVRVLFLYSRSVSSIFVAGKNTAADVMIQLSGAVNVAEKISDFKPLTPEALIDLNPDIILMPEISVEGLGGENGVWAINGMSHTNAGKNKRLTTMDDLMLLGFGPRLPQALKTLNTKWKGFE
- a CDS encoding FecCD family ABC transporter permease, producing MRKEIVFFIVLGIFFVLSIILNSQMGVMRISFHDIFENPAETLEKTVFYELRLPRILLSLLVGGSLAWSGALSQGLFRNPIVEPGLIGITAGAALFAAIAIVLGSHLPFLHNLFYIVLFSFVGGLLVCVIAFITARTNGKTMINHLLLTGVAINILCLSGIGILSYIATESQLRSLSSWNLGSLSGANWPNVQKFLIIFLLPLLVSPFIAKPLNVLLLGEKEAAHVGLKTERIKILLILLICLSVGSSIALVGNIGFVGLFVPHIIRLVIGQDNRTLLFASYILGASVLCLADGICRTVVQPTEIPVGVVMSFLGAPVFISLLRKRGNYQ
- a CDS encoding heme ABC transporter ATP-binding protein, producing MSIQTELIHYQIGKKTILSDINITIEPGEFHVLMGKNGAGKSTLFHLLSSDTRPSSGSIYFDGKPIQSLNAKSIAKQRAVLTQNPEINFPLTCLDIVQLGRFPHETSDTENLDIALQSLEIVDLLDKKNQNYNTLSGGEKQRAHFARVLSQIWEEPPRYLLLDEPISSLDLPNQIKVLELCRHLSQKGYGVFMILHDLNLASRYADKITFLSDGKVFASGPPNEVITEEGIQSVFNIEIDVIINDNVNMVLPKLNKIGVSV